Proteins encoded within one genomic window of uncultured Desulfobacter sp.:
- a CDS encoding histidine phosphatase family protein, whose product MEKFSNNGPLLFILRHGQIEGYGTRRFIGQTDVPLDHTGRVQAGSWQPALATIGFKQVYTSALTRCRETAALACPDSTPIIDRRLNEIDLGEWDGQEFEHIKTNYPDLFEQRGRDIYGFRPPAGESFQDLFLRVSNFFSELPLSSHTLLVTHAGVIRAMRCFWAGEKMASLLNFKTRYGQLFVLAANQTKKPVE is encoded by the coding sequence TTGGAGAAATTCTCGAATAACGGCCCCTTACTTTTCATTCTGCGCCACGGCCAAATCGAGGGCTACGGCACCCGCCGGTTCATCGGTCAAACCGACGTCCCCCTGGACCACACAGGCCGGGTGCAGGCCGGAAGCTGGCAGCCGGCCTTGGCCACCATCGGCTTCAAACAGGTTTACACCTCGGCCTTAACCCGGTGCCGGGAAACGGCAGCGCTTGCCTGCCCAGACAGCACACCCATTATCGACCGCCGCCTCAACGAAATCGATCTGGGAGAGTGGGACGGCCAGGAATTTGAGCACATCAAAACCAACTATCCCGATCTTTTTGAACAGCGGGGACGAGATATTTACGGGTTCCGCCCTCCGGCCGGAGAAAGCTTTCAAGACCTTTTCCTGCGGGTGTCCAATTTTTTTAGTGAACTGCCCTTGTCGTCACACACCCTGTTGGTCACCCATGCCGGCGTAATTCGTGCCATGCGCTGCTTTTGGGCCGGTGAAAAAATGGCGTCTCTTCTCAATTTTAAAACCCGTTACGGCCAGCTGTTTGTGCTTGCCGCAAACCAGACAAAAAAACCGGTAGAATAA
- a CDS encoding DVU_1551 family NTP transferase has protein sequence MLAALIPAAGLSSRMGRYKPLLPLGHSSMIGTVIDLFKTAGIDEVIVVTGHNHDRLAQVVDAAGAHPLFNPDYASGMFSSIRTGVAALLSGIDGFFLLPADTPAIRPATLRLIRKRFEDAEDALIVPAFNNETGHPPLIPARLIPSITGADPDANLRQILFSDPNRIIQLPVHDRGILMDADTLEGYDQIKQKYERLEIPDEAECRSVIDNELSDAPAIRAHLEQVCDTALRLARNLHSCGFNFDIDLIRAAALLHDIKRKEKHHAKVGSRFLQQLGFLKIAEITAVHMDLNPGPELDETQIVFLADKLCRGDQLELDYPGRFHEKAKQLPHAEKEIVKRLETAQHIHARIEAAVGRSLGEILE, from the coding sequence ATGCTCGCGGCCCTCATCCCGGCGGCAGGCCTCTCCTCCCGCATGGGCCGGTACAAGCCACTCCTGCCTTTGGGGCACTCCTCCATGATCGGAACCGTCATTGATCTGTTCAAAACTGCGGGCATTGACGAGGTCATTGTGGTTACCGGTCATAACCATGACCGCCTGGCTCAGGTCGTTGACGCGGCCGGGGCCCACCCTCTGTTCAACCCGGACTATGCCTCGGGTATGTTTTCTTCGATCCGTACCGGGGTGGCCGCATTGCTTTCGGGCATAGATGGCTTCTTCCTTTTACCTGCCGACACCCCGGCCATCCGGCCCGCTACTTTGAGGCTTATCCGAAAAAGATTCGAAGACGCTGAAGATGCCTTGATTGTACCGGCATTCAACAACGAAACCGGCCACCCTCCCCTGATCCCGGCCCGGCTTATTCCCTCCATAACCGGTGCTGATCCCGACGCCAACTTGAGGCAGATCCTGTTTTCAGATCCGAACCGTATCATTCAATTGCCGGTTCACGACAGGGGCATCCTCATGGATGCCGACACTCTGGAAGGTTATGACCAAATAAAGCAAAAATATGAGCGGCTGGAAATTCCCGATGAAGCGGAGTGCCGGTCCGTGATCGACAATGAACTATCCGATGCTCCCGCTATCCGTGCCCACCTTGAACAGGTATGTGACACTGCGTTAAGACTTGCCCGAAACCTTCATTCGTGCGGGTTTAATTTTGATATCGATCTTATCCGTGCAGCAGCCCTTCTCCACGATATTAAAAGAAAAGAAAAACACCATGCTAAGGTCGGAAGCCGTTTCCTTCAGCAGTTGGGATTCCTAAAAATTGCAGAGATCACCGCCGTTCACATGGATCTCAATCCGGGCCCGGAACTGGATGAAACCCAGATTGTTTTTCTTGCTGATAAATTGTGCAGGGGAGACCAGCTGGAGCTGGACTACCCAGGTCGATTCCACGAAAAAGCAAAGCAGCTGCCCCATGCCGAAAAGGAGATTGTTAAAAGACTTGAAACTGCTCAGCACATACATGCCCGGATCGAAGCAGCTGTCGGCCGATCTCTTGGAGAAATTCTCGAATAA
- a CDS encoding XdhC family aldehyde oxidoreductase maturation factor, producing the protein MTSLIQESLELLNNGTPFALAVIIGHKGSTPRTSGSKMLVRLDKSISGTIGGGLVEAKVMNACVDLLDQSRSEIMDFTLDQEIKAGMDMVCGGSLTVWIRSFVPPCPPEQIQVWQTLADLEATGKKALAVTRIMADKTTESSLVLEKGQVVGPSMLPKVLMDAAGENRFTGPAPVRQFYGLDQFIIEPLSRPDTLYIFGAGHVGFQLAKMANLVDFTCVVTDDRAEFANESRFPHSAQIRVLDDFSNAFDGLDIDGNAYIVILTRGHLHDQTVLEQALKTDAAYIGMIGSKKKKKQIYDNLMEKGVAQAQLEQVYAPIGLKIKAETPAEIAVSIMAELIKIRAENKENPS; encoded by the coding sequence ATGACATCACTTATCCAGGAAAGCCTGGAGCTTTTGAATAACGGCACGCCCTTTGCCTTGGCCGTGATCATCGGCCACAAGGGTTCTACCCCCCGGACTTCGGGCAGTAAAATGCTGGTCCGGCTGGACAAAAGCATCTCCGGCACGATCGGCGGCGGTTTAGTGGAAGCCAAAGTTATGAATGCCTGTGTAGATCTGCTGGATCAGTCCCGGTCGGAAATCATGGATTTTACTCTGGATCAGGAGATCAAAGCGGGCATGGATATGGTCTGCGGGGGGAGCCTCACGGTCTGGATTCGAAGTTTTGTGCCCCCCTGTCCTCCGGAACAAATCCAGGTATGGCAGACGCTGGCAGATCTGGAAGCCACGGGAAAAAAAGCGTTGGCCGTCACCCGGATAATGGCGGACAAAACCACAGAATCCAGCCTGGTGTTGGAAAAAGGTCAGGTGGTTGGGCCGTCTATGCTGCCCAAGGTCCTCATGGATGCGGCCGGGGAAAACCGGTTTACAGGTCCGGCCCCTGTGCGGCAGTTTTACGGGCTGGACCAATTTATCATTGAGCCCTTGAGCCGGCCGGATACATTGTATATATTCGGGGCCGGTCATGTGGGGTTTCAGCTGGCAAAAATGGCTAATTTGGTTGACTTTACTTGCGTTGTGACTGACGATCGGGCTGAGTTTGCCAATGAATCGCGTTTCCCTCATTCCGCGCAGATTCGGGTGCTGGATGATTTTTCCAATGCGTTTGACGGCCTGGACATTGACGGCAATGCATATATCGTTATCCTCACCCGGGGCCATCTCCATGATCAGACCGTGCTGGAACAGGCCTTAAAAACCGACGCCGCTTATATCGGAATGATCGGCAGCAAAAAGAAAAAAAAGCAGATCTACGACAACCTGATGGAAAAAGGGGTGGCACAGGCCCAATTAGAACAGGTCTATGCCCCCATTGGTCTGAAAATAAAGGCTGAAACCCCGGCGGAGATCGCTGTAAGCATCATGGCGGAATTAATTAAAATAAGAGCCGAGAATAAGGAGAATCCCTCCTGA